A window of Nocardiopsis sp. Huas11 genomic DNA:
ACTTCGACTTCGTGCGCCACCTGCTGGTCGTGCGGACCATCGACGGGCAGGAGGGCTCCTTCCCACTGGCCGGACTGAGCGTCGCCGACTTCTACCTCCGGTTCCAGTCGGCGCTGGACGGTCTGGGGGTGGACGGGTCGATCACGCGGGCGCACCCCTTCGACCTGCCGGACTCCGAGCGGCCCTTCATCCAGGACCACGAGCACGCCACCTACGTCCCCGAGCACGCCACGCGCTACTGGCAGGTGCTGAGCCAGGTCAACCTGGTGCTGGAGGAGTTCTCGTCCGGCTTCTCCGGCAAGATCAGCCCCGTGCACCACTTCTGGCACACCTTGGACATCGCCGTCACCCGTTTCTCGCCGCACCCCGTGCCGCAGCCCAGGGAGGTCGGTCACCTGGTGCGGGAGGCCTACTCGCGGGAGGTCGTGAGCTCCGGCTTCTGGTTCGGCGACGACACGGTCCCCGAGCCCTGCTTCTACTCCTACACGGCGCCCGAACCGGACGGGCTGGAACGGCAGCCGCTGTCCCCGGCGGCCGCGGAGTGGGTCGAGAGCGGAAACGGGCACCTGGCGCTGCTGCGGTACGCCGACGTCCGCCGGATGCCGGACCCGCGCGCCTCGGTCCTGGAGTTCATGGAGAGCTCCTACCGGGCGGGGGCGTCCCTGGCCGGGTGGGAGATCTCGGCGCTGGCGTGCCCCGGCGGAGTCACCGACCCCTACGCCGTGCGGGGGTGACGCCGCCCCGCTCCACCGGGTCCGGCCGAGGGTTCCGAGGGCACCGCCGGCGCGGATCGCGCGGCGGGATCGCGAGGCCGTGGCCAGGACATCGGGCTCCTTGGTGATCAGCGCGGACTTTCCGGGTAGAAATGCCTGGAACGCTGGAATCCGACTACGGAAGCGGTCACGGATGACCATGGATCTGACGGTCGAGGACGCGCGGGAGCGGTCGAGGTTCGAGGTGAGCGTGGACGGGAAGCTCGCGGGGTTCTCCGCCTACCACCTCATCGACGAAGGGGTGCTCGCCCTGCCCCACGTGGAGGTCGACCCCGCCTACGAGGGCCGGGGGGTGGGCAGCGCGCTCGTGCGGGAGTCCCTGGACGACATCCGCGCGCGCGATCTGCGGATCGTGCCGATCTGTCCGTTCGTCCGAACGTTCCTGAAGCGGCACCCCCAGTACGCGGACCTCGTTCACCAGGGCTGATCCGGGCGATGCACGGGGGTTCGGCGGGGCGAACCAGGACGTAGTTCCGTATAACGGAACTATCACCGAAAGGACAATGTCCGGACAAAGACTGTCCACATCGTGATACGAGCCACTTCCTCGGGTATGGGTCGGCGGTTGTCCCTCATCCTGAGCGAAGGAGCTCGACCCCCGTGTTTTCCGCAGACGCAGCACCCGCCCTCAACGCGAGTCTCACCGAGGCCGTAGGCGGCGTCAACGACGTTTTCTGGGCTTGGATCCTGATCCCCTTGCTCGTGGTGGTCAGCCTCTACTTCACCTTCGGATCGGGCCTGGTCCAGATCCGGATGATCCCGGAGATGTTCAAGGTCGTCAGAGGCGAACCAGAGATCGCTCCGGACGGTAAGAAGGCCGTCTCCTCGCTCCAGGCGTTCATGATCTCCGCCGCGGCCCGTGTGGGAACGGGCAACATCGTCGGCGTGGCCGTGGCCATCTCCCTCGGCGGCCCCGGCGCGGTGTTCTGGATGTGGGCGATGGCGCTGATCGTGGGCGCCGCCAGCTTCGTGGAGTCCACGCTCGCCCAGCTCTACAAGGTCCGCCACCGCACGGGCTACCGCGGAGGTCCCGCCTACTACATGGAGCGGGCGCTGGGCCAGCGCTGGCTGGGCGTCCTGTTCGCGATCATCCTCATCCTGACCTTCCCGATGGTCTTCAACGCGGCGCAGAGCAACACCATCGCCGGCGCCGTCACCAACTCCTCCGACACCCTGGGCATCGGCTCGGGCCTGTGGCTGTCCGCCGCCGTCGGCGTCGCGGTCGTCGTGGCCACCGCCCTGGTGATCTTCGGCGGCGTCCGCCGGATCGCGCACACCGCCCAGGCGCTCATCCCGACCTTCGCGGCCATCTACGTCGTCATCGGCCTGGTCATCATGGCGATGAACTACCAGGCGGTCCCGGGTGTGTTCGTGATGATCTTCGAGCACGCGTTCGGCATCCGTGAGTTCGGCGCCGCCGCGCTGGGCACCGTGATCGTCCAGGGCGTGCGCCGAGGCATGTTCTCCAACGAGGCCGGTCTGGGCTCCGCCCCCAACGCCGCGGCCAGCGCGTCGGTCACGCACCCGGTCAAGCAGGGCCTGGTCCAGACCCTGGGCGTGTACTTCGACACCCTGGTGCTGTGCACGGTGACCGCCTTCATCGTCCTGCTGGGCCGGGGCGACGAGCCGCTGGACGGGGGCCTGGAGGGCGACCTGGCCCAGCACGCGGTCATGTCGTCGCTGGGTCCGTGGGCGCTGCACCTGATGACCGTCATCATCATCCTGGTCGCGTTCACGTCGGTGCTCGGCAACTACTACTACGGCGAGTCGAACATCGAGTACCTGACGCGCAACGAGAGCGTCATGTTCGGCTACAAGGTGGTCTTCCTGATGGCCACCATGCTGGGCGCCCTGGGCTCGATCGACCTGGTGTGGACGCTGGCCGACACGACCATGGGCATGATGGCGCTGGTCAACCTGGTGGCGATCACGCCGCTGGCGATGATCGCGTTCCGACTGCTCAAGGACTACAACGCGCAGCGCCGTGAGGGCCGCGACCCCGTGTTCACGCGGGACCGCCTGCCGGGGCTGAAGGGCGTGGAGTGCTGGGACCCGGCCACCGAGGGCGCGGAAGCGGCCGAGGAGACGCGGGCCTGACGCGAACGTGAGGCAGGGGCGGATTCCTTCGGGGTCCGCCCCTGCCGTGTCCGACGTGCGACAAAGGCCCCGAAAGGGGCCATGGCGGGGCGTTCGCGGACCGGCGTGTTCTTTCGGTCACGGCGAATCATCGCTAGTGTTCTGCATCACAGTCGTGGCGGCCAGTGTGTCTCGTCGAGGGAGTCCGATGTCCATCGTCTCAATCGAGCCCGCCACCGCCGAGCGGTGGGAAGATCTGGAGAACCTGTTCGGACCGACCGGAGCCTACGGGCACTGCTGGTGCACGTTCTTCCGAAGACGGGCCAAGGACCACACCGCGAGCACCTCGTGCGAGCGGTCGAGTCGGGGGGTGGACAACAAGGAGGAGCTGCGGCGGCTGACCCTGGAGGGGCGCGTGCCGGGGCTCCTCGCCTACGACGAGGACGGCCCGTGCGGCTGGGTGTCGGTGGCGCCCCGGGAGGACTTCATCCGGCTCTCGCGGTCGCGCTCGCTGCGGCCGGCGGACCCGCGCGAGCCCGGTGTGTGGTCGCTGGTGTGCTTCTGGCTCCCGCCGCGGCGCCGCCGGCACGGACTGGGCAGCCGCCTCCTGGACGGCGCGATCGACTATGCCCGTTCCAACGGCGCCCGGGTGCTGGAGGCCTACCCGGTCGACACGGCGGGCGGGCGCGCACCGAGCGCGGAGGTCTACACCGGGACGGTGGAGATGTTCCGCCGGGCCGGCTTCAGTCTGTCCGGCCACCATCTGAGCGAGCGCGTGGTGGCCCGCCTGGAGCTCAAGACCGAGTAGTCACGCCCCCGGACGCCGCCCCCACCGGCCCCGGAACAGGAGTGGCCCGGCCCCACACCGGCGCCCCCGCCCCGCATTCGTCCCCCACCGCCCGACCACGTCCCCCGCACATCCCCTGAACCCCCATCCCCCCGCTCCTCCTCATCTCCTCATCGCAGGCCCCCTCGGGATCCGGATCCGTCCGGACGCGACGGGGGCTTCTTTACCGGTCATTGGTACCCCCCTGGGGTACTGTGAGGGGGCACACCGCGGACGTGCGGCGCCGGAACTTGACGGACGGATACCCCCTAGGGGTATAGTCGGTTCCAGGTGGAGCGGTCCGCGACGGAGACCGCCAATCGAACCAGGAGGCGACATGGCTACCGCTGTCTACACGGTCGACGGTATGAGCTGCGGGCACTGCGTGAACTCCGTGACCGAGGAGGTCACCGGGATCGAGGGTGTCACCGACGTGCAGGTGGACCTGGAGTCCGGCAAGGTGACTGTTACCGGGCAGGGCGATATCGACGACGCCTCGGTGCGCGCCGCGATCGACGAGGCCGGCTACGAGGTGCGTGCCTGAGATGAACGTGACCACGAAGCTCGGGCTCTACGTTCTGGGCCTCGTGGCCGTGTTCGCCGTGATGTTCGGGGTCGGTTCGCTGGCCGGCCCCGTTCTGCCGGAGCGGACGCAGAACACAGAGCACGCGGAGGAGCAGGGCCGGGAGGACACCGCCGATCCCGACGAGTCGGGCGGCCACGACGACATGGACATGGAGCGGTGACGTGACGACCAGCAGAACAGAGGAACGGTCGGTCGAACTGGCCATCGGCGGCATGACCTGCGCCGCCTGCGCCAACCGCGTCGAGAAACGGTTGAACAAGCTCGACGGCGTCACCGCCAGCGTCAACTTCGCGACGGAGAAGGCACGGGTCAGCTTCGACGGGGAGCCGACCGCCGTCGAGGAACTCGTCGCCCAGGTCGAGAAGGCCGGCTACACCGCCACCGTCCCCCGCACGGAGAGGGACGGGGACCAGGAGTCCGCCGAGGAGATCGACCCCACCCGCGCGCTGCGCCACCGGGTCGTCGTCTCCCTGGTGCTCTCGGTCCCGGTCATCGCGATGGCGATGGTCCCCGCCCTGCAGTTCACCTACTGGCAGTGGGCCTCGCTGGCCCTGGCCGCCCCCGTCA
This region includes:
- a CDS encoding sodium:alanine symporter family protein: MFSADAAPALNASLTEAVGGVNDVFWAWILIPLLVVVSLYFTFGSGLVQIRMIPEMFKVVRGEPEIAPDGKKAVSSLQAFMISAAARVGTGNIVGVAVAISLGGPGAVFWMWAMALIVGAASFVESTLAQLYKVRHRTGYRGGPAYYMERALGQRWLGVLFAIILILTFPMVFNAAQSNTIAGAVTNSSDTLGIGSGLWLSAAVGVAVVVATALVIFGGVRRIAHTAQALIPTFAAIYVVIGLVIMAMNYQAVPGVFVMIFEHAFGIREFGAAALGTVIVQGVRRGMFSNEAGLGSAPNAAASASVTHPVKQGLVQTLGVYFDTLVLCTVTAFIVLLGRGDEPLDGGLEGDLAQHAVMSSLGPWALHLMTVIIILVAFTSVLGNYYYGESNIEYLTRNESVMFGYKVVFLMATMLGALGSIDLVWTLADTTMGMMALVNLVAITPLAMIAFRLLKDYNAQRREGRDPVFTRDRLPGLKGVECWDPATEGAEAAEETRA
- a CDS encoding DUF5996 family protein; the protein is MELFPDFPLESWYDTKQTLHRFEQIVGKVRREHSPRRNHWWHVPFHVTGSGLTSRPMGLADGNPVFTVDFDFVRHLLVVRTIDGQEGSFPLAGLSVADFYLRFQSALDGLGVDGSITRAHPFDLPDSERPFIQDHEHATYVPEHATRYWQVLSQVNLVLEEFSSGFSGKISPVHHFWHTLDIAVTRFSPHPVPQPREVGHLVREAYSREVVSSGFWFGDDTVPEPCFYSYTAPEPDGLERQPLSPAAAEWVESGNGHLALLRYADVRRMPDPRASVLEFMESSYRAGASLAGWEISALACPGGVTDPYAVRG
- a CDS encoding GNAT family N-acetyltransferase; protein product: MSIVSIEPATAERWEDLENLFGPTGAYGHCWCTFFRRRAKDHTASTSCERSSRGVDNKEELRRLTLEGRVPGLLAYDEDGPCGWVSVAPREDFIRLSRSRSLRPADPREPGVWSLVCFWLPPRRRRHGLGSRLLDGAIDYARSNGARVLEAYPVDTAGGRAPSAEVYTGTVEMFRRAGFSLSGHHLSERVVARLELKTE
- a CDS encoding heavy-metal-associated domain-containing protein — encoded protein: MATAVYTVDGMSCGHCVNSVTEEVTGIEGVTDVQVDLESGKVTVTGQGDIDDASVRAAIDEAGYEVRA
- a CDS encoding GNAT family N-acetyltransferase encodes the protein MDLTVEDARERSRFEVSVDGKLAGFSAYHLIDEGVLALPHVEVDPAYEGRGVGSALVRESLDDIRARDLRIVPICPFVRTFLKRHPQYADLVHQG